The proteins below are encoded in one region of Syntrophotalea carbinolica DSM 2380:
- a CDS encoding DNA-directed RNA polymerase subunit alpha → MYKNWRELIKPKRLQVDADSLSDTYGKFMAEPFERGFGTTLGNSLRRVLLSSLQGAAITSVRIKGVLHEFSNIPGVTEDVTDIILNLKGVLLKLHGSDSRNIRIVKKGAGVITAADIITDSHVDVLNPDHHILTCGKDADIELDMVVAMGKGYVPAERNRDDKAPVGTIPIDSLFSPVKKVNFTVTNARVGQITDYDKLILEVLTDGSVRPDDGVAYAAKILKEQLQIFINFDEETETVVEEESEESRKINENLYRSVEELELSVRSANCLKNANIHLIGDLVQRSEAEMLKTQNFGRKSLNEIKDILAEMGLSLGMMLENFPDPEYLKMIQEGKEDL, encoded by the coding sequence ATGTACAAAAACTGGAGAGAATTGATCAAGCCTAAACGCCTCCAGGTTGATGCGGACTCCTTGTCGGATACTTACGGCAAGTTCATGGCTGAGCCGTTTGAGCGTGGGTTCGGCACCACTTTGGGTAATTCGTTGCGGAGAGTTCTGCTGTCTTCCCTGCAGGGGGCTGCCATTACCTCCGTAAGGATTAAAGGGGTGTTGCATGAATTTTCGAACATCCCCGGTGTGACCGAGGACGTTACCGATATCATACTGAACCTTAAAGGGGTGCTGCTCAAACTGCACGGATCTGATAGTCGCAACATTCGGATCGTGAAAAAGGGTGCTGGCGTTATTACCGCCGCTGACATTATCACGGATTCCCATGTGGACGTGCTCAATCCCGATCATCATATTCTGACCTGCGGAAAAGATGCGGATATCGAGTTGGATATGGTCGTAGCCATGGGCAAAGGATATGTTCCGGCTGAGCGCAACCGTGATGATAAGGCGCCTGTTGGAACGATCCCCATCGACTCGCTTTTTTCGCCTGTTAAAAAGGTCAACTTTACGGTAACAAACGCGCGTGTCGGTCAAATTACCGATTACGACAAGCTCATTCTCGAGGTATTGACCGACGGTAGCGTGCGTCCCGATGACGGCGTTGCCTATGCGGCGAAAATCCTCAAGGAGCAGTTGCAGATCTTCATCAATTTCGATGAGGAAACTGAGACTGTCGTTGAGGAGGAGAGTGAAGAGAGCCGTAAGATCAATGAGAATCTGTATCGTTCCGTCGAAGAGTTGGAGCTGTCCGTAAGAAGCGCTAATTGTCTGAAAAATGCCAATATTCACCTTATCGGTGACTTGGTGCAGCGGTCCGAAGCTGAAATGCTCAAGACTCAGAATTTCGGGCGGAAATCTTTGAATGAGATAAAGGATATCCTGGCAGAAATGGGTCTTTCTTTGGGAATGATGCTCGAAAACTTTCCCGATCCTGAATACCTTAAAATGATTCAGGAAGGTAAGGAAGACCTGTAG
- the rpsM gene encoding 30S ribosomal protein S13 — MARIAGIDLPRNKRIEVALTYIYGIGRSSSQDILQKAGVDPNTRTDELTEAEAGQIRDIIDGQMQVEGDLRRVVTGNIKRLMDLGCYRGLRHRRGLPVRGQKTKTNARTRKGPRKTVAGKRK; from the coding sequence TTGGCACGAATCGCTGGTATCGATTTACCAAGAAACAAGCGGATCGAGGTTGCGCTTACATATATTTACGGCATCGGCCGTTCCTCGTCCCAGGACATTTTGCAGAAAGCTGGTGTTGATCCTAACACCCGCACTGACGAGTTGACTGAGGCGGAGGCCGGCCAGATTCGCGACATTATTGACGGTCAGATGCAGGTCGAAGGTGACCTGCGACGCGTTGTGACCGGTAACATCAAGCGTTTGATGGATCTCGGTTGCTATCGTGGTCTGCGCCATCGGCGCGGTCTGCCCGTTCGAGGACAGAAAACCAAAACCAATGCGCGTACGCGCAAAGGGCCGCGGAAAACCGTCGCCGGTAAGCGTAAGTAA
- the rpsK gene encoding 30S ribosomal protein S11, with product MAKGSKRVVRKRAEKKNIANGIAHIQATFNNTIVTITDIAGNVISWSTCGTMNFKGSRKSTPFAAQIAAEDAAKKAMEHGLRSVEVRVKGPGSGRESALRALSSAGLNISVIKDVTPIPHNGCRPPKRRRV from the coding sequence ATGGCTAAGGGTAGCAAGCGAGTTGTACGCAAAAGAGCAGAGAAAAAGAACATAGCCAATGGTATCGCCCATATTCAGGCGACTTTCAACAACACCATTGTCACCATTACGGACATTGCTGGCAACGTGATTTCCTGGTCCACGTGTGGCACCATGAATTTCAAGGGGTCGCGTAAGAGCACGCCTTTTGCGGCACAGATTGCTGCTGAGGATGCTGCCAAGAAGGCCATGGAACACGGTTTGCGTTCCGTTGAAGTGCGTGTTAAGGGGCCCGGTTCCGGTCGTGAATCCGCTTTGCGGGCTCTTTCTTCGGCAGGTCTGAATATCAGCGTTATCAAGGACGTTACACCTATTCCCCATAATGGCTGCCGTCCGCCTAAGCGCAGAAGAGTTTAA
- the rpsD gene encoding 30S ribosomal protein S4: MARYTGPVCRLCRRETMKLFLKGDRCYTDKCALERRNYAPGQHGQGRTKVSDYGTQLREKQRMKRTYGLLEKQFRAYFDKADSMKGVTGENLLVLLERRLDSAVYRLGFASSRTEGRALVRQGHFLVNGRKVNIPSYVMRPNDVIELREKSRKITRINDALDGVMRRGLPSWVELDREAFKGTFKTLPVREEMTTPAFQEQLIVELYSK; the protein is encoded by the coding sequence TTGGCTAGATATACTGGGCCTGTCTGCCGCTTGTGCAGAAGAGAAACTATGAAGCTGTTCCTTAAGGGGGACAGGTGTTATACAGATAAATGCGCTCTGGAACGGCGCAACTATGCGCCTGGTCAGCATGGCCAGGGCCGCACCAAGGTTTCCGATTACGGAACGCAGTTGCGTGAAAAGCAGCGTATGAAACGTACATACGGTTTGCTGGAAAAACAGTTCCGCGCCTATTTCGATAAAGCGGATAGTATGAAGGGTGTGACCGGCGAGAATCTTCTGGTTCTGCTCGAGCGTCGTCTGGACAGTGCCGTTTACCGTCTCGGGTTCGCGAGTTCCCGTACGGAAGGCCGTGCTCTGGTTCGTCAGGGGCATTTCCTGGTCAACGGACGCAAAGTCAACATTCCTTCTTATGTCATGCGTCCCAACGATGTGATCGAATTGCGCGAGAAGAGCCGCAAGATCACTCGTATCAATGATGCGTTGGACGGTGTCATGCGACGCGGCCTGCCTTCCTGGGTTGAGCTTGATCGTGAAGCCTTCAAGGGCACCTTCAAGACTCTGCCGGTGCGCGAGGAAATGACCACGCCTGCCTTCCAGGAGCAGCTGATCGTCGAACTGTACTCCAAGTAA